A region of Paramormyrops kingsleyae isolate MSU_618 chromosome 17, PKINGS_0.4, whole genome shotgun sequence DNA encodes the following proteins:
- the LOC140579267 gene encoding serine/threonine-protein kinase PLK3-like, whose translation MACPQRRHEVPEIIFDHRNERFYRRLELLGEGGFAQCFKMMDIFTEEIFAVKVIPIKHSDGIKESLREVVLLKLLQHQHVVNFSHHVEDDKFLYIFMELCSRGSMLDLLQEREILSKPEVRYYLRQLIGALQHIHGKGIVHRDLKLENLLLTEALGLKVADFGLATKLEPLERRQKRFCGTREYAAPEVWKREGQGPESDVWALGCIMYTMLVGAYPFDGDAEEIKQRVTKVEYTLPKSLSSSAKKLISWILQKNPQDRPTLEQILNHKFFTKGFTPEEIPSNSYHKVPRFRAVKRVKHFVVRLFRRVFGQRRPKDMPQMKTSRENSGPFIYSRGVLTFFSEGHIGKNIPRAGPTC comes from the exons GGAGGTTTTGCCCAATGCTTCAAGATGATGGACATTTTCACTGAAGAGATTTTTGCAGTGAAGGTGATTCCGATAAAGCACTCTGATGGAATAAAAGAG AGTCTCCGAGAAGTagtgctgctgaagctgctgcaaCACCAGCATGTTGTAAACTTCTCCCATCATGTAGAAGATGACAAATTCTTGTATATCTTCATGGAGCTGTGCAGTAGGGGG TCAATGCTAGACCTCCTTCAGGAACGAGAAATCCTGAGCAAGCCAGAAGTGCGATATTACTTGAGACAGCTCATTGGGGCCttacaacacatccatggcaaagGCATTGTCCACAGGGACCTCAAATTAG AGAACTTATTATTAACGGAGGCCTTGGGATTAAAAGTGGCCGACTTTGGACTGGCCACCAAGCTGGAGCCACTGGAAAGGAGGCAGAA acGCTTTTGTGGGACGAGAGAGTATGCGGCTCCTGAAGTGTGGAAGAGGGAGGGACAAGGGCCAGAGTCAGATGTCTGGGCACTGGGgtgtatcat GTATACGATGCTTGTTGGTGCATACCCCTTTGATGGCGACGCTGAAGAAATCAAGCAGCGTGTCACTAAAGTAGAGTACACTCTACCAAAGTCCCTCTCCTCATCAGCCAAGAAACTGATTTCTTGGATCCTGCAAAAGAATCCACAGGATCGGCCCACATTGGAGCAAATCCTGAACCATAAGTTCTTCACTAAG GGCTTCACTCCGGAGGAAATTCCATCAAACAGCTACCACAAGGTGCCAAGATTCAGAGCAGTGAAACGCGTAAAGCACTTCGTCGTCAGGCTGTTCCGGCGCGTATTTGGACAAAGGAGACCCAAAG ATATGCCCCAAATGAAAACCAGCAGAGAGAACAGCGGCCCTTTcatctacagcaggggtgtacTAACTTTTTTTAGTGAGGGCCACATAGGGAAAAATATTCCGAGGGCTGGGCCAACTTGCTAG